The DNA window cagcagcagcagcagcttgtttgACTGATTGTTTGTTGGGGGGCtcattgttaataatatttaatattattattgttattgttactgttactgttattgttatggcCATTGTGCTGCTTTGGGCTCTCTAATTGCTttccaatttaaataatgatcACGTGTTTACAAGCTTCaactaattttcattttcatttccatttcattttttgttttgcagctttaattgccACATccaaagaagaaaaaagtttataaaaaaataaagcagcgtCAGCAGGAACAGCAGAGGCCAGCAAGATGACTGGTTTTACCAATGCCGGCTTTGAGAACGATGAGCCCGTCAAGGTGAGTGCCGCCGTCAACAGTTGTCTAGATCTCTCGATCTTTAAATACGCATcccatatagatatatagatatatatatatatattatagacaAGTGCAGCCCAAAGGCTATAACTGTATACAGCTtggaattaaacaaatatcacacacagagacacacacacacacacacacacacaagtgtcaAGTCAATGTACGCATAATGAATTAAGtgttgtgcataaaatataaaaacaagtacatttgtataaattgtttatattacaTACAATTGAAAGTGCGCGTAGTTATGCGAGAGCATGTCTAACGTTTGGATACACtttgcttgaaataaatattctgcattaattatttattttaattcaatgcaTACATGTAATGAattattctatttaaattaaaaattaagcacgCTCAACTAGCAAACATAGCCCAGCTgctatatatgaatataaatatagcatgCCCAACTATATAATGCACTTTGTCAAGCTAACTTGGCACAACTGCTTatcagtttgaatttaaataaaaataaacaaacgcgcCCAACtataaatacactttgtcaaGCTAACTTGCCTgtactatttaaatattttgaacttAAATATAGCACACCCAACtatttaatgcactttgtCAAGCTAACTTGGCACAACTGCTAATCACTttgagtttaaataaaaataagcaagcgCGCCCAACTAGCATATACACTTTTTTAACTTGATCTGCTTGCTTTATATGAATGCCCAACTAGCTCATACACTTTGTGCAGCAAACTTTGCCCCACTCTAGGCCACATTTGCCGCTACTAAATTATAGCTTTCGAATTAGTTGCAAATGTATGCATTTCTTGACCTATTGTTTCATTGTTTTCTTAGCAGattaaattgcacacacacacacacacacacacagaaatagTCTCAAGTCGGCTGCGAATgtaacatataatttattgaaccAGAAACAAGTTTGTAGGTAACAaacagagagaaaaaaaaaaacaacaagtgattacaatttaaagctgTACGCATTAATTTATAGACAAGAATCAAGTTTCACGCTGGGGGAACAGCTGTTGGCTCTCGTCTATCGACTATATAGTCATAGATATCTGGCAAACACGTTGTCACATTCCGTTAtggctatagctatatattatttgatttaatttttccatttttttttttgttattaattcaTTCATGCGTTGAATAAGCAACTTatgcattgttatttatttataaagcttcgatctgtctgtctgtctgtctgtccgtccatAAGGCAGCTTGTTATAATACgaattattacatttaatgaCTGCGTTTGCCTTCGAACTAGAAATCATGTTTTATAATGATGCGATGCcccgaaaaaaatatataatactataatGCCAATTTGAAGAAATAATGAGTTAAGGAGGAAGTATTCAAAAGGCAGCTGATAActgctgatgttgatgatgatcaGCATCTAGCTAATTATCATTAAGCCTGAAGCGCATAAATTGTCTGAATGATGAATTTTGATGTTCATTAAATTTTGGgtggtttatttttatatgtgtggCACTCCTTAAAAATTTCACCTCAAGAAACTAAAACAGAAATTGAGACAACGAACAAGCCCACGCATAAGCttaaaaaagagagagagagagcgagagagagagagagggagaggggcAGACGCATGTTAAGCTAAAGAAATGTGACAGCAGAAAGCgcttaaaagccaaaaagaaattaatttaatatacagacagacagctacAGTAAAGTTTGActaagctaaaagcaaaagcagcaagatttaaaaaaaaatacaaaatatttataagtaaaatttttgaaaattgtagACTGCActaatttgctgcaattttattaattaataaaaatagtgcaacatgttgcattgcaattttaaagttaaatttattgataaaatgataaattatactgcactttttaaattaaaaaaattttgttacaaaaatgtcttaaagtgtataaaaattgcaaattaatttgcgctaatttttattaataaattataataaattaataaatattttaatgcacttaCTGccttaaaattaacaaacaaaacatagtattgcattattttgtattaaatattgaaaattgcgctaaatatttaattgcagtacTGCTTAGGCAGTAAGCACTGTAGCTCACATGCCTTtgactgtgtctgtgtgtgtgtgtaagcataAAAAGAGTTTTGatgctaattgaatttgtgcgctggctgctgttgttggaaTTGAATTCAGTTTGCAAATACCTTGAGGTTTTGCcagcaataaattgcatttgcagctagaaatatttacatgtgtgtgcatgtgtgtgtgtgtgtgtgtgcgtttgcatGTCTGTGTGCAGTTAAGTTATTGCACAATTAATTGCTGGCAAGgtttcataataataaatattggcaATTTATAATGATACTcgaggcggcagcagcatccacCAACACCACCCAACCCAACACAGCATCCAGTTCCAAAGTTGAAGTGAGATAGCTAGAGAGAAGTTCTTGGGGCCGAAACCCGTTTATgttgcgacaacaacaacaacaacaaaagcaacaaatgagcATTAAAAAGATTCAAAGaaaccagagaacggcaacaAATAAGCCAAACGCAAaagataaatacaaatttatgtaaagcCAAAGAGACATgtaagcagaaaaaaaaaactaagatGGCGCGACAGCGacgcggcagcggcagcgacagtgCGAGCTTTAACACTCTTGGGGGGGAGGACAACAAATCgaaagccaaaaggcaaatacGAAACGTGCcgtgtttaaaaataaaacaacgcAAATCTCGTGCCGCGCTCCGCTCActgtcaaacacacacacgcacacgcacacacatgcatacatatgtaaatatgtaactGGTttgcagcgacgtcgacgtcgacgtcgtcggCGGCTGGCTGGCTTAACTGTTACTCTGCGCGCGCTATCTGCATATGATTAtgattaatatatatagtatatgttgCTTTTCTATGGAAATCGTTTGCAGCGACACCTGtcgcactttttttttaacgcaGCCCGTcagctgttttgtttttgcctaaACAGAGACGCAAAATACGTAAACAAAGCGCAGACAGCACAAGTTACAACAACTAGCGCAACATTTGATACGCTGCAAAATCAATCGCATGTAATCTGATACGTTTAAGGCcagtgtgcgagcgagacaacGCGCGCCGCTTACAGCGCAAGTCGCGCTTACTTAACATATTCTGTTAATGATATGCAAATGTCTGTAGGCCTGTAGCCGTTTGCACTGTTAAGtcaacatatattttaatagcattgtgtttatttttttttcgtagtttgttttgtttgtaaagtgggtttttttttgtctttttttgaCAGCAAGTACAGTTGAACAGGTTATGTTTGGGCTTAATAAGTCGGTCAAGCGTTAATAACTAACTACTAGTAGCTAGTTGCGCTTTACGTTTCTTCCTTgttcataaattataacaaattgcatCACTTGCAATTCgctagaattttatttttttacgtttttgttttggtttttttttgcacaaatatattttgcgtttgcaatttgcattgcaaacaaaccaaaaacttGTATTTCTTCTTATTTATGCCAGCGCAAATGcaaagctaataaattaaacaattaaatgtttaataacaaacaactttACAGTTTCATGTGAACACTTTGcatagtatttaaattttatatattttttttgttgctttattgatAAGGCAAGGggatttttcttttgtttgctgcatacaaattaagaTTCTTTGCGGCACTAGCGTGCGTTTGGCTATTATGCGCTAGTGcctaaactttatatatatgcagtaaCTGTAATCAATTTGCGCTTACATAATGcgattttattgttgctgctgctcgcctaACTAATtggacgtcgctgctgctgctgctgcggcggcgagtgggcggcggcagcagcaactgtaagtgggagtgggagtggaaGTGGGAGTGGCAGCAGTGTTTTGACGTCAAGCCAACTGCAGTGCCGTTAAATTGTGAATTACAGTTTCACAAAacagaaacacacaaaaatttacGTAAATTGCCTTGGCGCACATTTCGCCACCCCATGCCCAGTTACTTCCCCTAACGCCCCCGCCGCACGCCCACTTTAAACACATGTAACCTTCTGAATGTAagacatgcaaaaaaaaaaaaacaacaacaaaaattatacaaacgCTTTTTGGTCAGTTCTACGCGTTTGGCCAACAAGCGtagcaaactttattttttttttggtttttttttatttgctgctgctggcgtcttGCGCATTTTTTATGTTCAATTTAAAGGCCGCGCTGCGCATGCGCAATGTAAAACGCGAGCAAAACGCGCCAACTCGCGCGCGCACgccaacttttaattttagaaaCTAAAAGCGTCAACGCGCCaacgcataaataattaattaagcctgcgcatgtgtgtgtgcgtgtcgtGTGGCGTGTGTGGAAAGGAAagcaaatactaaaataaaaataaagcacacacaatatgtatttttagcaaatatttgacaacaacaacaaagtaaaacaaataatgtaTGCGCTGCAAAAATCcttgacaaaaaaaatgccacaaaaaaatgaagtacaaaataaatagacataaagttgtttatttaaattgaaacattttacataaaaaatttacacgTACTTTGAgtaagttaaaaattaaaattagcgCAGCttaaagtgaaaataaaattattttgtgtatgcgcaaaattttataaaaataaatttgaaaagtaaatttttacaaaaagtGCTTACTCaacaataaatgcttaaataaaatataatataaatataaaatactaataatataatataaaataatatataatataaaattgtttaaaattgaaatttgatttgtttaaatttaatttaaattttttttagcaatagCTAAATTTGATTGCCAATTTGGCATCAACTCTATAGAGTTGAGTTACTAAAGttactgcacacacacacacacacacacacatatatatatttatatacatacatatatgcacattAATGACAGCGATTAAccgttttgtatttgttgttgttatttttagccaaAAGCTGGTTTCGAGCCAGACACCGCTTCGCTGCGAGAGAAAGTTGTGCTGAATCCGGCCGAGAAATGGCGCATCTTAAAGAATATCTCGATCATATCAATTGCGTTTATGGTGCAATTTACCGCCTTTCAGGTAAGCCATGAATAgcctttttaattaatgaatgtGGCTTAATCACTAAAACGCTCCGCACTTTGTTATAGGGCACAGCAAATTTACAATCATCGATCAACTCGAAGGATGGCCTGGGCACAGTCTCGCTGAGCGCCATCTATGCCGCCCTGGTGGTCTCCTGCATCTTTCTGCCCACGCTCATCATTCGCAAGCTGACCGTGAAGTGGACCTTGGTCTGCAGCATGCTCTGCTATGCGCCGTACATTGCCTTCCAGCTCTTTCCACGCTTCTACACGCTCGTGCCCGCGGGCATATTGGTGGGCATGGGAGCGGCGCCCATGTGGGCATCCAAGGCAACGTATTTGACGCAGGTGGGTCAAGTGTATGCCAAGATCACTGAACAGGCAGTCGATGCGATCATTGTGCGCTTCTTTGGCTTCTTCTTCCTGGCCTGGCAATCCGCTGAGCTCTGGGGCAATCTCATCTCCAGCTTGGGTAAGTTGAAGTTAattagtttgaatttatttttaatgataattgaaaataattgcttgagtttaaaatgttttcaattatttgcatataaatttcataaaataataaacaagttctgttactttttttttatttgattcaaCATAATTgaactaattgaaaataagcttaaatttaatgcgcagactttataattaaacctcaattaaaattgcataattttgcaatatttttttgttatcgTAATTCAAAATATCAGCGCtgcatttttcaaaaatattttaattgattagtaattaaaatttgtattgcttGCAGTTCTCTCCAGCGGTGCTcatggcagcggcagcagcaccagcgccAACACAACCATCAGCGAGGAGGATTTGATGTTCTGTGGCTCCAACTTCTGCACATCCGGCACTGGCGGTCATGGCAATCTGGAGCGTCCGCCAGATAATGAAATCTTTGAAATCTCCATGATCTATTTGACCTGCATTGTCGCCGCTGTTTGCATTATTGCCTTCTTCCTGGATCCTCTGAAGCGTTATGGTGAGAAGCGCAAGGGCTCCAATTCGGCTGCCGAATTGTCGGGACTGCAACTGCTCTCAGCCACTTTCCGCCAGATGAAAAAACCCAATCTGCAGCTGCTCATACCGATTACTGTCTTCATTGGCATGGAGCAGGCATTCATTGGCGCCGATTTCACTCAGGCCTATGTCGCCTGCGCCTTGGGCGTACACCAGATTGGCTTCGTCATGATCTGCTTTGGGGTGGTCAATGCGCTCTGCTCTATTCTGTTTGGCTCCGTGATGAAATATATTGGACGCACGCCCATCATTGTGCTGGGCGCTGTTGTGCACTTTACGCTCATCTCTGTGATGCTCTTCTGGCGTCCCAGTCCCGACAATCCGCTCATCTTCTATGCCATGTCCGGTCTCTGGGGCGTCGGCGATGCCGTCTGGCAAACCCAAATCAACGGTCTCTACGGTCTGCTCTTCAGACGCAACAAGGAGGCCGCCTTCTCCAACTATCGCCTCTGGGAATCCGCTGGCTTCGTCATTGCCTATGCCTATGCCACAACACTCTGCACTCGCATGAAGCTCTACATACTGCTGGCCGTGCTGACGCTCGGCTGCATTGGCTACGTCATTGTGGAGATTCTCTACAGAAAGAAGGTGAGCTGACCagaccgacagacagacagacagacaaatacTAAACAGTTGCTTATACTTGCGCTTTCTTCATTTTGTCATTGCAGCAACGCAAGGTTAAGAAGCAGGAGAAGATCGAGGCCGCTGAGAAGGAGAAAGAGGCTGCcatggctgcggctgcttaaTGTTAGAAAAAAATTTGACAATCTTCAAGCGACTGATAGAAGCGTCTGGATTTGATGATGAGTTGGACGATCTCGAGGAAGACATTGTAGTCACGCGCCTGTAATAATCgtgttttgttaattgttgtacgttctaaacatttaattgttttattacatttttttttttattttcgtttgtttgttttaaacaattgccGTCAAGTGTTTGTTTGACGGCGGCAAAGGCTTCCTGGCACTGTTAACGCACTGTTAACCGCTTAACAGTCTCGAGTGTGTGCACATATCAAACAAATAACATGAGcaaaaattgatataaaaaagaaaagaagagTAAAAGAGTAAGCatagaaaaagaaaagtcCAAGCACTTtataagaaagaaaaacaaaataagaaacTGTTGCATAGCCGCAGGCGCCAGCGCTCTGTCGGCCACAACGTGCAGCGGATATCTTAAGAACGTTCCGGAACTTTTGTCTTTGAAGTTGTCGTAGTACTTAGTACATTCCCCCTTCCCATTCCCCCAGTCACCCATAAGCTGCATacacgctcacacacatacacatacaacgGCTGTGGcttacatgcacacacatgcgtgtgtatgtgtgtgtgcgttagtgCACGAGTCGAAAAAGTGCGtggttgtgtttgtgtgcatgcgtctctgtatgtgtgtgtgtgtgttgttgtgtttgtgaaTGTGTGCAcgctatgtatgtgtttgtctgtctgtgtgtgtgtgtgtgtataatttgtacatatgtataatgtTTTGAAGTTAAAGCTGttgaaaagaaagaaaaatgcACAAACAATTCTTGTCTAGTTTAGATTTaagctcacgcacacacacactcgcgcacacacaaacatatgcaAGCACACATGTACTTTGCAACAGTATGTGTATGTCAATTATGCCTAatacaattgttattttattttaaacattagcattaaaaatatatatatatatacattatataaacattttttttgtaattttttcttgGTTACTGCTAATcaaacaacaatatatatgcaataccaacaacaagaacgtgataaacacacacacatataatacacaacaaacccacacacacacacacagcttgtgTGCGCACAGTGTCACAAAATAGTCAAATTTTCTAACCTATCAACTGGCCGCGAAACATAATATTAACCATATATAGCACGCGTAGCTTTTAAGCAGTcgaaacacaaaacaaatgaaaaaattataataaaaaagtctatactatatagtatacacacacgcaagcgATTAAAACAACTTGaagaaatgcaaaagcaaaaaaccatttagcatgcaaaatgataaatacattttttgctCAGTATTAtgttttaaactaaatataagtGAGTTATTGTttcctgtttttttttattaaacattttcttttcttccACAACAAATGGATCATATATCAGAGAAAATGCGCAATTAATGTACATAATTTATgtacttaaatatatacacataaactataaacaaacaaattattacaaaactacacagaaaaaaaacgaaaaaaaaatggaaaaaactTGTAGTTATTAGAGGGCTCCAGCAACTCTCTTTGAtggcaattattattatatatataaataatatattttataaatatgcccagtgcatatatacattttttcgttttatttgaACGTCTTACTTGAATGTAatcaaacaaaagtaaaaaaacacacacaaaacaaaaaaattattttacaaacaaacatttttcttttttttttttgcttagcttattAAGTAGTTCATTATATTATgtaatatatgaaataaataaatgaatataaataattgatatgGTTGTTGATGTCAATATACAATGTGTTATTATTCTTACAAAAGAGGGAACGGTTATGAAAACATTAGCATTACAATTGTATACATTTTACAATGCTAAAATTGTTTgagaaattttatatatattaataatatataataaataatatagcaaAGCTGAAACTTTTTGTATGccatttcaaattcaaatgctaaTCGCCCGCTACATCCACTTAATAATCGATTTTGCGCAAGCTATCGAACCGAAGCTATCGCCGCTTATGTActataacataacataacataacatagcCAAATGAGCAAAAATTAACAGCAGCTAGCACACgactgttaaaaataaaaacaatcttGCTAAACTTTTGTGTATGGCGGGTACCGCAGAAATACAATGGAAACGTGAGTGAATTTGCATAGTTAATGTCTTTAATGCTAAACCACATATGCTCTACAGCATAAATCCCACTTACTCGTATGTGACAAATCTGGAGgtaatgcagctgctgcaaaccATTAAGAGCACCAAGAAGAAGTTTGGCATGCGGAACTTGGCTACGGTTACCTATGAGGTGCGCATCATTAATCTCCTAAATTGTTCAACTAAACTATTATTAGCATAATAGGCGCTACAGTATCTGGAAGAATCACCCTGCAAAAATCAAACACGTGACTCTATTGAAAGCTATCTAAATGATGTTGCCGTATACCGGTTGATGCCACATGAGGTATTGCAAATGGTAAACGATCCACCCACAAGTCCACTGCACACACAGCTGGTAAGTTGAATAACAAATTGAACTAGTAATCTCAACCCTACTAACTATTGGAAACAATTCGCTCTTACAGCTGATCGATGACAATAAGGTACCGCTGACAGATGAGGAAAACGAAGCCATTATACAACTGAcctataaacattttaacaagccggagcagcagcaacagccgcagccacagcagcaatcacagtcacaacagcagccggagccacaacagcaagagcagccgcagccacaagagcagcagcaacagctgcagctacagccaCCGAGTTaaccacaaacaaaacaaatgattttagttgaat is part of the Drosophila busckii strain San Diego stock center, stock number 13000-0081.31 chromosome X, ASM1175060v1, whole genome shotgun sequence genome and encodes:
- the LOC108604946 gene encoding DNA-directed RNA polymerase III subunit RPC9, which produces METINPTYSYVTNLEVMQLLQTIKSTKKKFGMRNLATVTYEALQYLEESPCKNQTRDSIESYLNDVAVYRLMPHEVLQMVNDPPTSPLHTQLLIDDNKVPLTDEENEAIIQLTYKHFNKPEQQQQPQPQQQSQSQQQLH
- the LOC108606652 gene encoding UNC93-like protein, with translation MTGFTNAGFENDEPVKPKAGFEPDTASLREKVVLNPAEKWRILKNISIISIAFMVQFTAFQGTANLQSSINSKDGLGTVSLSAIYAALVVSCIFLPTLIIRKLTVKWTLVCSMLCYAPYIAFQLFPRFYTLVPAGILVGMGAAPMWASKATYLTQVGQVYAKITEQAVDAIIVRFFGFFFLAWQSAELWGNLISSLVLSSGAHGSGSSTSANTTISEEDLMFCGSNFCTSGTGGHGNLERPPDNEIFEISMIYLTCIVAAVCIIAFFLDPLKRYGEKRKGSNSAAELSGLQLLSATFRQMKKPNLQLLIPITVFIGMEQAFIGADFTQAYVACALGVHQIGFVMICFGVVNALCSILFGSVMKYIGRTPIIVLGAVVHFTLISVMLFWRPSPDNPLIFYAMSGLWGVGDAVWQTQINGLYGLLFRRNKEAAFSNYRLWESAGFVIAYAYATTLCTRMKLYILLAVLTLGCIGYVIVEILYRKKQRKVKKQEKIEAAEKEKEAAMAAAA